The genomic window TAAAAATTATATAACTGCCGCCAAATTTTTGGCGGCAGTTTGATTTTATAGCAAAGCCAATTTGGCGCCTAAACCTATGCATTCTTGTTCGCTTTCGCCCTCAGGTGTCTCGTTGACAATAACGGTATCAACAATTTGAGCACCATAATCTTTCATTCTGTCTTCCCAGCTTCTCATCCATTCTCCATCACCCCAGCCGTATGAACCAAACAATGCAATCTTTTTGCCATTTATCTTAGTGCTTATTGATTCTACAAAAGGCTCCATTTCCTGTTCTTCTATAACTTCAACGCCCATAGCTGGAGAACCTAAGGCGATAACATTAAATCCATCTACAATATCAGGCGACACTAACGAAACATGTTTTAGCTCGACTTCTGCTCCTGCCGTCAATGCTCCTTGCGCTATAAGTTCGGCCATTTTTTCTGTGTTACCTGAACCTGACCAATAAACTATTAATATTTTTGACATAATTGTCCTCCTATTTTATATACCTAAAAATTCAAAAAAACGTTTACCATTATCATGTGCATACAGTACTTGTTTTTGCGCTAAAGAATAATTTTGCATAATTTTAAGTGCCTCTTGCGGATTATTAAAAACCTTCCAATATCCGCTAAAACAGCAGTCTTTTTTGCTCTGTATAAAATCTCTCACATCTTCATAGGGATACCCTAAAAAAATACCTACCTCATGCGGAAAAACATTTTCACCTTGAACATACTCGTTAAGTCTTTTTTTTAGATGCTGTAAGTGTATATCAAGCCCGCAATCTGTCGGATATGAATATCTTGTTAAAAAACTTTTTATCTCTTTTTTATTAATTATGTCGTCAAGCATTTCTCTATTAAAGATAAAAATTACATGACTTGATTTGCACTTATACATGTACATCATTTCCAAACCTTCCGCCGCCAGTCTAATATTGTCTGCGTTTAGTTCTTGCGGAAGACAAATAAGACTAGAGGGCTTGACACGCCGCAAAGTAGGAGCAGCACTGTAAGAGAGTATTTTGTGATATCGATCAACTTTATTTTGGTTATAAATCATCATCGTTTATATTATTAATGTGGTTACCTATATTTATTCATTACACATAATGTTAGGGTTAACTAACATTATGCCATCAAAATACTGTTTGTCAATAATATGACGCTAGATAAAGGTACGTTAATTACATAAAGATGAAAAAGACAAAATAAAACTTTTTTTATTTTTATTTAAATTTAATTAAAATAAGTTCACATTAATTCCAAAGCGGCTAGATTTTCTTATTTTTATAATTTATATTGGAAGGATATTCTGGAGGATTACAGTCAGTTCTTCTTAAATTGGTCAAATAATCTAATAAAGCATCGTCTTCTTTGAGTGGAAACAGATACTTTGCGATAATCTTGGGTAAAGACAAAAAAGAAGTAATCAATGTAACAAAACTTGAAATAATTGTGCTAACACTTTTAATCAAATTATCTTCTTTTAGGACAATAAAACTAAGCGCTATAGTAGCTATAGTTACAATTACTAATAGCGTAATTATTATTATAAAAAA from Clostridia bacterium includes these protein-coding regions:
- a CDS encoding DUF3793 family protein — encoded protein: MMIYNQNKVDRYHKILSYSAAPTLRRVKPSSLICLPQELNADNIRLAAEGLEMMYMYKCKSSHVIFIFNREMLDDIINKKEIKSFLTRYSYPTDCGLDIHLQHLKKRLNEYVQGENVFPHEVGIFLGYPYEDVRDFIQSKKDCCFSGYWKVFNNPQEALKIMQNYSLAQKQVLYAHDNGKRFFEFLGI
- a CDS encoding flavodoxin → MSKILIVYWSGSGNTEKMAELIAQGALTAGAEVELKHVSLVSPDIVDGFNVIALGSPAMGVEVIEEQEMEPFVESISTKINGKKIALFGSYGWGDGEWMRSWEDRMKDYGAQIVDTVIVNETPEGESEQECIGLGAKLALL